One stretch of Amycolatopsis tolypomycina DNA includes these proteins:
- a CDS encoding DUF6531 domain-containing protein, with amino-acid sequence MIVGLAATVVTAVPIVAPAEAASAKTATVAGPGDFGPDAVRSGDLAVDGWGDQAGYHVRVAKENAGFAWQEIALISPAGFDEASWTGYQCLSGDGRFVAVAVLPGSAVNQQAARDHGAFAYAIDVASGVVKPIATGVGLKYYSPGCGMGDQAVFTLEVGANDQNTQLLTANLAMGKVDGSITASGQITSAVPVGNGIVGVAGNRLVSVATDRTTILATADGDVFDVRPSVDGGVNFLATKAGAATATAGHENNGKITAFATGDRTRLQLFPGRAGRAVLTGAQHTEPALLKTLSVRDVPDTGLAHAAATSSLDGDALLGADADGTKSDLLARSSRTGKVLTPAATKRSATPTTALPSYHASEPAVPNAAPSGRTQPKADAAPVQVSPNTQATTTAQTPTCAVPRLDTAKQVMQPAPAQVDWAAQMAEQGLLTGSAYTRPAGFDNLGLVAYAPNSDFPLIPLQHPTGGWSTVPRSVFEGIMAQESNWSQASWHAPAGTAGDPLIADYYGAGGDIRSINYAGADCGYGIGQVTSGMHVGDHALSAHGQIKVAVDYQENIAAALQILEDTWNQLYTDGIVANNGDPKYLENWYFAIWAYNSGIQPNAANGNTTGCTPGPTCTGPHGTWGLGWTNNPDNLDYPPNRDPYLKDTYADAAHPASWPYQERVLGWMASPLIRYGSRAYAKPTYNGGASWIQPAPFATFCTLTDNQCDPNNTNPSNPGASHCMLNDFQCWWHKPVTWIPTCATTCATSAYAVGTGSSEPANPTRNPPTCTLDTAKVAANAIIVDDEPSLPLNLQGCGSSNWSSNGSFSFHYGANSAGDPIGAIDTHQLGTGLGGHILFSHTESGSEPSLINTGTWTPNLPSLQYYKMKLHIPGLGADATNVVYTINPGGGASPWRFRVNQAWNSEQWVTIGTFAMQNGANVVLTNQSANVNTGNTNLADFDVAWDAIAFIPMGGTPGQPIGGPPGIQDAPKGSNPAFIACGCARRTAGDPVDTSTGYFGQDFTDLATPGRGMTLKFTRSYAESIADPGGPNGTLAADGPFGYGWTDSYNLAAGTDAGTGNVTVHQEDGSAVSFVDTAGTYTPAAPRYDASLTKNGTSYVYARRGSQFFTFDAAS; translated from the coding sequence GTGATCGTCGGCTTGGCCGCCACTGTCGTGACGGCTGTCCCGATCGTTGCGCCGGCCGAGGCGGCCTCAGCGAAGACGGCAACCGTCGCCGGGCCGGGTGACTTCGGTCCGGACGCTGTGCGATCCGGCGATCTCGCCGTGGACGGGTGGGGCGACCAGGCGGGCTACCACGTCCGGGTAGCCAAGGAGAATGCCGGGTTCGCGTGGCAGGAGATCGCTCTGATCAGCCCGGCCGGCTTCGATGAGGCGTCCTGGACCGGGTATCAGTGCTTGTCCGGGGACGGGCGTTTCGTCGCGGTTGCGGTGCTGCCCGGTTCGGCCGTCAATCAGCAGGCTGCCCGGGACCACGGTGCGTTCGCCTATGCGATCGATGTCGCTTCGGGTGTGGTCAAGCCGATCGCCACCGGGGTCGGGCTCAAGTACTACTCGCCCGGCTGTGGTATGGGCGATCAAGCGGTCTTCACCCTGGAGGTCGGCGCGAATGATCAGAACACCCAGCTGCTGACCGCGAACCTGGCCATGGGCAAGGTCGACGGCTCGATCACTGCATCCGGGCAGATCACCTCCGCCGTACCGGTCGGCAACGGGATCGTCGGGGTGGCAGGCAACCGGCTCGTGTCCGTGGCCACCGATCGGACCACCATTCTCGCCACCGCCGACGGCGACGTCTTCGACGTCCGTCCGTCCGTGGACGGCGGCGTCAATTTCCTCGCCACCAAGGCAGGTGCCGCCACGGCGACCGCCGGACACGAGAACAACGGAAAGATCACCGCCTTCGCGACCGGTGACCGCACGCGCCTGCAGCTGTTTCCCGGCCGGGCCGGCCGCGCTGTCCTGACTGGTGCTCAGCACACCGAGCCCGCGTTGCTCAAGACCCTGAGTGTCCGTGACGTGCCTGACACCGGTCTCGCCCATGCTGCGGCGACATCGTCGCTCGACGGTGATGCGCTGCTCGGCGCGGATGCCGACGGCACGAAGAGTGATCTGCTAGCGCGATCATCGCGGACCGGCAAGGTGCTCACGCCTGCTGCGACCAAGCGCTCAGCCACACCCACGACTGCGTTGCCGTCTTATCACGCGTCGGAACCGGCCGTGCCGAATGCTGCGCCGTCGGGACGCACCCAGCCCAAGGCCGACGCCGCACCGGTGCAGGTTTCACCGAACACGCAAGCCACGACAACCGCGCAGACTCCGACTTGCGCGGTGCCTCGGCTCGACACGGCGAAGCAGGTCATGCAGCCTGCCCCGGCTCAGGTCGACTGGGCGGCGCAGATGGCCGAACAGGGCCTGCTCACTGGCAGTGCCTACACCCGGCCCGCCGGTTTCGACAACCTGGGCCTCGTCGCCTACGCGCCGAACAGCGACTTTCCGCTGATCCCGCTCCAACACCCGACAGGCGGCTGGAGCACGGTTCCCCGATCCGTGTTCGAGGGCATCATGGCCCAGGAGTCGAACTGGTCGCAGGCCTCGTGGCACGCACCCGCCGGCACCGCCGGTGACCCGTTGATCGCCGACTACTACGGCGCCGGCGGCGACATCCGTTCGATCAACTACGCCGGCGCCGACTGCGGCTACGGCATCGGCCAGGTCACCTCCGGCATGCACGTCGGCGACCATGCGCTGTCCGCCCACGGCCAGATCAAGGTCGCGGTCGACTACCAGGAAAACATCGCTGCGGCGCTGCAGATCCTCGAGGACACGTGGAACCAGCTCTACACCGACGGCATCGTCGCCAACAACGGCGACCCGAAGTACCTGGAGAACTGGTACTTCGCGATCTGGGCCTACAACTCGGGCATCCAGCCGAACGCGGCCAATGGCAACACCACAGGGTGCACGCCTGGGCCGACCTGCACCGGGCCACACGGGACGTGGGGACTGGGCTGGACGAACAACCCGGACAACCTGGACTACCCGCCCAACCGTGATCCGTACCTGAAGGACACTTACGCCGACGCAGCGCACCCGGCGAGCTGGCCGTACCAGGAACGTGTGCTCGGCTGGATGGCCAGCCCGCTCATCCGCTACGGCAGCCGGGCCTACGCCAAGCCGACCTACAACGGCGGGGCGAGCTGGATCCAGCCCGCGCCGTTCGCCACTTTCTGCACGCTGACGGACAACCAGTGCGACCCGAACAACACGAACCCGAGCAACCCCGGCGCCAGCCACTGCATGCTCAACGACTTCCAGTGTTGGTGGCACAAGCCGGTCACTTGGATCCCGACGTGCGCCACGACCTGCGCCACGAGCGCCTACGCGGTCGGTACCGGCTCGTCCGAACCCGCCAATCCCACGCGCAATCCGCCGACGTGCACGCTCGACACCGCGAAGGTAGCGGCCAACGCCATCATCGTGGACGACGAACCGTCCCTGCCGCTGAACCTGCAGGGCTGTGGCAGCTCGAATTGGTCCAGTAACGGCTCGTTCTCGTTCCATTACGGCGCGAACTCCGCCGGCGACCCGATCGGCGCGATCGACACCCACCAGCTCGGCACGGGCTTGGGCGGCCACATCCTGTTCAGCCACACCGAATCCGGTTCCGAGCCCAGCCTGATCAACACCGGAACCTGGACGCCGAACCTGCCGTCGCTGCAGTACTACAAGATGAAGCTCCACATCCCCGGCCTCGGCGCGGACGCCACGAACGTCGTCTACACCATCAACCCCGGCGGCGGCGCGTCGCCGTGGCGTTTCCGGGTCAACCAGGCATGGAACTCCGAACAGTGGGTCACCATCGGCACATTCGCGATGCAGAACGGCGCGAACGTCGTCCTGACCAACCAGAGCGCCAACGTGAACACCGGCAACACCAACCTCGCCGACTTCGACGTCGCCTGGGACGCGATCGCCTTCATCCCGATGGGCGGCACCCCGGGGCAGCCCATCGGTGGCCCGCCTGGCATCCAGGACGCGCCCAAGGGATCGAACCCGGCGTTCATCGCCTGCGGCTGCGCCCGCCGCACGGCCGGTGATCCGGTCGACACCTCGACCGGCTACTTCGGCCAGGATTTCACCGACCTGGCCACCCCGGGCCGCGGGATGACCCTGAAGTTCACCCGCAGCTACGCCGAAAGCATCGCCGACCCCGGGGGCCCGAACGGCACCCTCGCCGCGGACGGTCCGTTCGGCTACGGCTGGACCGACTCCTACAACCTCGCCGCCGGCACCGACGCGGGCACCGGGAACGTCACGGTCCATCAAGAGGACGGTTCCGCCGTGTCCTTCGTCGACACCGCGGGGACCTACACCCCGGCTGCGCCACGCTACGATGCGTCTCTGACCAAGAACGGCACCAGCTACGTCTACGCCCGCCGCGGCAGCCAGTTCTTCACCTTCGACGCGGCCAGCTGA
- a CDS encoding alpha/beta fold hydrolase: MTNSNASSTGSAWTGMLPVDDTALAVTDTGGTGIPVLYCNGQFATQGYWRRVLAELGGEFRHITFDERARGKSKRSADYSFEAAVRDVDAVLAARGVERALVVGWSYGAVVAAHWAERNPQRAMGAVLVDGAYPYDWLDEAMEQRIRKLFKRLNLVMPLLRPTGLTPRMSAEQQAESNIELGVLSRERELGPVLDGITVPVRYVVASGTSFGSKDDEQERLRVSLDGVTDRNSNIKVSSKVKSNHGAILKKDAPAVAAAVREVTTLGRADG, translated from the coding sequence ATGACGAACAGCAACGCTTCCTCCACCGGCTCGGCCTGGACCGGCATGCTCCCGGTCGACGACACGGCCCTCGCCGTCACTGACACCGGTGGCACCGGCATCCCGGTGCTCTACTGCAACGGCCAGTTCGCCACCCAGGGCTACTGGCGACGGGTGCTGGCCGAACTCGGCGGCGAATTCCGGCACATCACCTTCGACGAGCGGGCCCGCGGCAAGTCGAAGCGGTCGGCGGACTACTCCTTCGAAGCCGCTGTCCGGGACGTCGACGCCGTGCTGGCGGCGCGAGGTGTGGAGCGGGCGTTGGTGGTGGGCTGGTCCTACGGGGCGGTGGTCGCGGCGCACTGGGCCGAGCGGAACCCGCAGCGGGCGATGGGGGCGGTCCTGGTGGACGGGGCGTACCCGTACGACTGGCTCGACGAGGCGATGGAGCAGCGCATCCGGAAGCTGTTCAAGCGGCTGAACCTGGTCATGCCCTTGCTGCGCCCGACCGGCCTGACCCCGCGGATGAGCGCCGAGCAGCAGGCCGAGAGCAACATCGAACTGGGAGTGCTGTCGCGCGAGCGCGAGCTGGGCCCGGTGCTGGACGGGATCACCGTTCCAGTGCGGTACGTGGTCGCTTCGGGCACGTCCTTCGGAAGCAAGGATGATGAACAGGAACGTCTGCGTGTCAGCCTCGACGGGGTGACCGACCGCAACTCGAACATCAAGGTGAGCTCGAAGGTCAAGAGCAACCACGGGGCGATCCTGAAGAAAGATGCGCCGGCCGTCGCCGCGGCTGTCCGCGAGGTCACGACTCTTGGCCGTGCCGACGGCTGA
- a CDS encoding response regulator has product MTSVLVVDDETALVRALRINLTARGYSVVTATDGASALLTAATEHPDLVLLDLGLPDIDGIEVIRELRTWSAMPIIVLSARDRSADKIRALDTGADTYVTKPFGMDELFACLRVAERRLALGAPPEPDLVVETAAFTVDVSSKTVRRGDVAVHLTRTEWAILEQLVRNPDSLISGKHLLTKVWGPDYADRGHYLRVYMAQLRRKLEPEPSHPRYLITETGIGYRFVPEESP; this is encoded by the coding sequence ATGACGTCTGTGCTCGTGGTCGACGACGAAACCGCGCTCGTGCGGGCGCTGCGGATCAACCTCACCGCCCGCGGCTACTCCGTGGTCACGGCCACCGACGGTGCCTCGGCGCTGCTGACCGCGGCGACCGAGCACCCGGACCTGGTGCTGCTCGACCTCGGGTTGCCCGACATCGACGGCATCGAGGTGATCCGCGAGCTGCGGACCTGGAGCGCGATGCCGATCATCGTGCTCTCGGCCCGGGACCGGTCCGCGGACAAGATCCGGGCCCTCGACACCGGTGCCGACACCTACGTCACCAAGCCGTTCGGGATGGACGAGCTGTTCGCGTGCCTGCGCGTCGCGGAACGGCGGCTGGCCCTCGGCGCGCCGCCCGAACCGGACCTCGTCGTCGAGACCGCCGCGTTCACCGTGGACGTCTCATCGAAGACTGTCCGCCGGGGTGACGTGGCGGTGCACCTGACCCGCACGGAATGGGCCATCCTCGAACAGCTCGTCCGCAACCCCGACTCGCTGATCAGTGGTAAACATCTGCTGACCAAGGTCTGGGGACCGGACTACGCGGACCGTGGGCACTATCTGCGCGTCTACATGGCACAGCTGCGGCGCAAGCTCGAACCCGAGCCGTCCCACCCGCGGTACCTGATCACCGAGACCGGCATCGGGTACCGCTTCGTCCCGGAGGAGTCACCGTGA
- a CDS encoding sensor histidine kinase has product MTTADAGKRRRGELRIYLGAAPGVGKTFAMLGEARRRLGRGTDVVVGLVETHGRRKTAELLDGLEAVPRHTLAYRGHDFEEMDVDAILARAPEVAVVDELAHTNVAGSRNEKRWQDIEELLDAGIDVLSTVNVQHLESLNDVVERITGIAQQETVPDEVVRRAEQLELVDITPEALRRRLAHGNVYPANRIDAALGNYFRPGNLTALRELALLWVADQVDVALQRYRSERDITDTWEARERVVVAISGGRESETLIRRARRIAKRAGAELLVLQILRGDGLAGASPQAIAEYRKLAEDVGATFHTVVGDDVPTALLDFARGVNATQVVVGTSRRSRVARLFDEGIGATVVQESGPIDVHMVTHDESGGRLRAKLFPRSSLARRRQVLGWALALLLPAVATLIGVVLRQTLILSTNVIDYFLATIIVALVGGLGPALFASIASALLLNFFFTPPLYTLTVDAQQNIITLIAMVVVAVAFALVVDRASRRADAAARARTEAALLASYARTVLGDGDPLQRLLEKVRENFGLESVSLLEKQDDEWVRAACTGERPCDDPDEADVDVPVTDDVHLALRGRTLPAHDQRVLEAAAGQALLALRQQRMAAQTQEAQRRAETTELRTALLSAIGHDLRTPLTSIKAVFGGLRAHDISLSEEDTEELLSAGEESTDRLSGLVDNLLDSSRLATGAVQPLLRPVGYDEVVATALAAVDGGAKIAVDIDDRLPAVTADPGLLERAIANVIDNALRHGGGEVAVRASAYGGRVELRIVDHGPGLPKGTADSAFAPFQRLGDRNTTPGVGLGLSVAKGFVEAMDGDIRAEDTPGGGLTIVVSLPEVTR; this is encoded by the coding sequence GTGACGACAGCGGACGCGGGCAAGCGCCGTCGCGGTGAGCTGCGGATCTACCTGGGGGCCGCCCCGGGCGTGGGGAAGACCTTCGCCATGCTCGGGGAGGCCCGCCGCCGGCTCGGCCGCGGCACCGACGTCGTCGTCGGCCTGGTGGAGACGCACGGCCGGCGCAAGACCGCTGAGCTCCTGGACGGGCTCGAAGCTGTCCCGCGGCACACGCTGGCCTACCGCGGGCACGACTTTGAGGAGATGGACGTCGATGCGATCCTCGCCCGCGCCCCGGAAGTCGCGGTCGTGGACGAGCTGGCGCACACCAACGTGGCCGGCTCGCGCAACGAGAAGCGCTGGCAGGACATCGAGGAACTCCTGGACGCCGGGATCGACGTGCTCTCGACGGTGAACGTGCAGCACCTGGAGAGTCTCAACGACGTCGTCGAGCGGATCACCGGCATCGCCCAGCAGGAGACCGTCCCGGACGAGGTCGTCCGCCGCGCCGAGCAACTCGAACTGGTCGACATCACGCCCGAGGCGCTGCGGCGGCGGCTCGCGCACGGCAACGTCTACCCGGCCAACCGGATCGACGCCGCGCTGGGCAACTACTTCCGGCCCGGCAACCTCACCGCACTGCGGGAGCTCGCCCTGCTGTGGGTGGCCGATCAGGTCGACGTCGCGCTGCAGCGCTATCGCAGCGAGCGCGACATCACCGACACGTGGGAGGCGCGGGAGCGGGTGGTCGTGGCGATCAGCGGCGGCCGGGAGAGCGAGACGCTGATCCGGCGGGCCCGCCGCATCGCCAAACGGGCCGGCGCCGAACTGTTGGTGCTCCAGATCCTGCGCGGCGACGGCCTGGCTGGGGCATCCCCGCAGGCGATCGCCGAGTACCGCAAGCTCGCCGAAGACGTCGGCGCCACCTTCCACACCGTGGTTGGCGACGACGTCCCGACCGCGCTGCTCGACTTCGCCCGCGGCGTGAACGCGACGCAGGTCGTCGTGGGCACGTCCCGGCGCTCCCGGGTGGCGCGGCTGTTCGACGAGGGCATCGGCGCCACGGTGGTGCAGGAGTCCGGGCCGATCGACGTGCACATGGTCACCCACGACGAGTCCGGCGGGCGCCTGCGCGCGAAGCTGTTCCCGCGCAGCTCTCTGGCCCGGCGGCGGCAGGTGCTCGGCTGGGCGCTCGCGCTGCTCCTGCCTGCGGTGGCGACGCTGATCGGCGTGGTGCTGCGGCAGACGCTGATTCTGTCCACCAACGTGATCGACTACTTCCTCGCGACGATCATCGTGGCCCTCGTCGGCGGGCTCGGGCCCGCGCTGTTCGCGTCGATCGCGAGCGCGTTGCTGCTGAACTTCTTCTTCACCCCGCCGCTGTACACGCTGACCGTCGACGCCCAGCAGAACATCATCACGCTGATCGCGATGGTCGTCGTCGCGGTGGCCTTCGCGCTCGTCGTCGACCGGGCCTCCCGCCGGGCCGACGCCGCCGCGCGGGCCCGGACCGAGGCCGCGCTGCTGGCCTCCTACGCACGGACCGTGCTCGGCGACGGCGACCCACTGCAGCGGCTGCTGGAAAAGGTGCGGGAGAACTTCGGGCTCGAATCCGTCTCGCTGCTGGAGAAACAGGACGACGAATGGGTCCGCGCGGCCTGCACGGGGGAACGGCCGTGCGACGACCCGGACGAAGCCGACGTCGACGTCCCGGTCACCGACGACGTCCACCTCGCGTTGCGCGGCCGGACGCTGCCGGCACACGACCAGCGGGTGCTCGAGGCCGCGGCGGGTCAGGCCCTGCTCGCCCTGCGGCAGCAGCGGATGGCCGCGCAGACGCAGGAGGCACAGCGGCGGGCGGAAACCACCGAGCTGCGGACGGCCTTGCTCTCGGCCATCGGCCACGACCTGCGCACCCCGCTCACGTCCATCAAGGCCGTCTTCGGCGGGCTGCGCGCCCACGACATCAGCTTGTCCGAAGAGGACACCGAGGAACTGCTGAGTGCCGGTGAAGAGTCGACGGACCGGCTTTCCGGGCTGGTCGACAACCTCCTGGATTCGTCGCGCCTGGCGACCGGCGCGGTGCAGCCGCTGCTCCGGCCGGTCGGGTACGACGAGGTCGTCGCGACGGCGCTGGCCGCGGTGGACGGCGGCGCGAAGATCGCGGTCGACATCGACGACCGGCTGCCCGCGGTCACCGCTGATCCCGGCCTGCTGGAACGGGCGATCGCCAACGTGATCGACAACGCGCTCCGCCACGGCGGCGGCGAGGTCGCCGTGCGCGCGAGCGCGTACGGGGGCCGCGTCGAGCTGCGGATCGTCGACCACGGCCCCGGCTTGCCGAAAGGCACGGCCGATTCGGCGTTCGCGCCGTTCCAGCGGCTCGGCGACCGCAACACAACTCCCGGTGTCGGGCTGGGGCTGTCGGTCGCGAAGGGGTTCGTGGAGGCGATGGACGGGGACATCCGGGCCGAGGACACCCCGGGTGGCGGCCTGACGATCGTGGTGTCCCTGCCGGAGGTGACGCGATGA
- the kdpC gene encoding K(+)-transporting ATPase subunit C produces the protein MKVLYKQTVAGLKMLLVLTVLLGVVYPLAVWAVARIPGLSDQAEGSIVTQNGQAVGSSLIGVDPVAKDPAHDPYFHNRPSAGSKDPLGPGDPSTSGASNKGTGNDDLLALVKQRQELIAKREGVDVSKIPADAVTASASGLDPQISPAYAELQVPRVARENGLSEDEVRKLVAENTTGRGLGVLGDPAVTVLQLNLAVAAARH, from the coding sequence ATGAAGGTGCTGTACAAGCAGACCGTCGCCGGCCTGAAGATGCTGCTGGTGCTGACCGTGCTGCTGGGCGTCGTCTACCCCCTGGCCGTCTGGGCGGTGGCCCGGATCCCCGGCCTCTCGGACCAGGCCGAAGGCTCGATCGTCACGCAGAACGGGCAAGCCGTCGGGTCGTCGCTGATCGGCGTCGACCCGGTGGCGAAGGACCCGGCCCACGACCCGTACTTCCACAACCGGCCCTCGGCGGGGTCGAAGGACCCGCTCGGCCCGGGTGACCCGTCCACCTCGGGTGCGTCGAACAAGGGCACCGGCAACGACGACCTGCTCGCGCTGGTCAAGCAGCGGCAGGAGCTGATCGCCAAGCGCGAAGGCGTCGACGTCTCGAAGATCCCGGCCGACGCCGTCACCGCGTCGGCCTCGGGCCTCGATCCGCAGATCAGCCCGGCCTACGCCGAGCTGCAGGTGCCGCGGGTCGCACGGGAGAACGGCCTGAGCGAGGACGAGGTCCGCAAGCTCGTCGCCGAGAACACGACCGGGCGTGGGCTCGGCGTGCTCGGCGACCCGGCGGTCACCGTGCTGCAGCTCAACCTCGCCGTCGCGGCGGCCAGGCACTGA
- the kdpB gene encoding potassium-transporting ATPase subunit KdpB, producing MTMTTDRTPEEATQHHVENAGRVGAGVFNPRQLWTSLPDAFRKLSPRHQLRNPVMFVVWVGSVLVTVFAITDPGVFNIGVALWLWFTVLFANLAEAVAEGRGKAQAESLRKTKKETVARRLTEDGSEERVPGVDLRIGDLVVVEAGEVIPGDGDVVEGIATVDESAITGESAPVIRESGGDRSAVTGGTTVLSDRIVVKITTKPGESFVDRMIALVEGASRQKTPNEIALTILLAVLTIIFVLAVVALQPMAGYSGGLVSVIVLTALLVCLIPTTIGALLSAIGIAGMDRLVQRNVLATSGRAVEAAGDVSTLLLDKTGTITFGNRQATELLPAGSSTVEDLAIAARLSSLADGTPEGRSIVDLCGREHDLAAEPNEAEKSGEFVPFTAQTRMSGIDLNGRIVRKGAASAVRAWVAEHGGTVPDEVHTIVDTISAEGGTPLVVAEQVEGVAAVRGVIRLSDVVKPGMKERFAELRTMGIKTVMITGDNPLTARAIAAEAGVDDFLAEAKPEDKMALIKKEQEGGRLVAMTGDGTNDAPALAQADVGVAMNTGTMAAKEAGNMVDLDSNPTKLIEIVEIGKQLLITRGALTTFSIANDLAKYFAILPAMFAAIYPQLDTLNIMRLHSPNSAILSAVIFNALIIVALIPLALRGVRYKPSTAKALLRRNLLIYGLGGIVTPFAGIWLIDLLVRLIPGM from the coding sequence ATGACCATGACCACCGACCGCACCCCCGAGGAAGCCACCCAGCACCACGTCGAGAACGCCGGCCGGGTCGGCGCGGGCGTGTTCAACCCCCGCCAGCTCTGGACGTCCCTGCCGGACGCCTTCCGCAAGCTCAGCCCGCGCCACCAGCTGCGCAACCCCGTCATGTTCGTGGTCTGGGTCGGGTCGGTGCTGGTGACCGTCTTCGCGATCACCGACCCGGGCGTGTTCAACATCGGCGTCGCGCTGTGGCTGTGGTTCACCGTCCTGTTCGCCAACCTCGCCGAAGCTGTCGCCGAAGGCCGTGGCAAGGCCCAAGCCGAGTCCCTCCGCAAGACCAAGAAGGAGACCGTCGCCCGCCGCCTGACCGAGGACGGTTCCGAGGAGCGTGTACCGGGCGTCGACCTGCGGATCGGTGACCTGGTGGTCGTCGAGGCGGGCGAGGTGATCCCGGGTGACGGCGACGTCGTCGAGGGCATCGCGACCGTCGACGAGTCGGCCATCACGGGTGAGTCGGCCCCGGTCATCCGCGAGTCCGGCGGCGACCGGTCCGCGGTCACCGGCGGCACGACCGTGCTGAGCGACCGGATCGTCGTCAAGATCACGACCAAGCCGGGCGAGTCCTTCGTGGACCGCATGATCGCCTTGGTGGAGGGCGCTTCGCGGCAGAAGACGCCGAACGAGATCGCGCTGACCATCCTGCTGGCCGTGCTGACGATCATCTTCGTCCTCGCGGTCGTGGCGCTGCAGCCGATGGCCGGCTACTCGGGCGGCCTGGTCTCGGTGATCGTGCTGACCGCACTGCTGGTTTGCCTGATCCCCACGACGATCGGCGCCCTGCTGAGCGCCATCGGCATCGCGGGCATGGACCGCCTGGTCCAGCGCAACGTGCTGGCGACCAGCGGCCGCGCGGTCGAGGCCGCCGGCGACGTATCGACGCTGCTGCTGGACAAGACCGGCACGATCACCTTCGGCAACCGCCAGGCGACCGAGTTGCTGCCCGCCGGATCGTCCACGGTGGAGGACCTGGCGATCGCGGCGCGGCTCTCGAGCCTGGCCGACGGCACGCCCGAAGGCCGCAGCATCGTCGACCTGTGCGGCCGCGAGCACGACCTCGCGGCCGAGCCGAACGAAGCGGAGAAGTCCGGCGAATTCGTGCCGTTCACCGCGCAGACCCGGATGTCCGGCATCGACCTGAACGGCCGGATCGTCCGCAAGGGCGCCGCCAGCGCCGTGCGGGCCTGGGTCGCGGAGCACGGTGGCACCGTGCCGGACGAGGTGCACACCATCGTCGACACGATCAGCGCCGAAGGTGGTACCCCGCTCGTCGTCGCCGAACAAGTCGAAGGCGTCGCCGCCGTGCGAGGGGTGATCCGGCTGTCCGACGTCGTCAAGCCCGGCATGAAGGAGCGCTTCGCCGAGCTGCGCACGATGGGCATCAAGACCGTCATGATCACCGGGGACAACCCGCTCACCGCGCGGGCGATCGCCGCGGAGGCCGGCGTCGACGACTTCCTGGCCGAGGCCAAGCCCGAAGACAAGATGGCGCTGATCAAGAAGGAGCAGGAGGGTGGCCGGCTGGTCGCGATGACCGGCGACGGCACCAACGACGCCCCCGCCCTCGCGCAAGCGGACGTCGGGGTGGCGATGAACACCGGGACCATGGCGGCCAAGGAGGCCGGCAACATGGTCGACCTCGACTCCAACCCGACGAAGCTGATCGAGATCGTCGAGATCGGCAAGCAGCTGCTCATCACCCGCGGTGCGCTGACGACGTTCTCCATCGCCAACGACCTGGCGAAGTACTTCGCGATCCTGCCCGCGATGTTCGCGGCGATCTACCCGCAGCTCGACACGCTCAACATCATGCGGCTGCACTCGCCGAACTCGGCGATCCTGTCCGCGGTCATCTTCAACGCGCTGATCATCGTGGCGCTGATCCCGCTGGCGCTGCGTGGCGTGCGGTACAAGCCCTCCACCGCGAAGGCGCTGCTGCGACGCAACCTGCTGATCTACGGCCTCGGCGGCATCGTGACGCCGTTCGCCGGGATCTGGCTGATCGACCTGCTCGTCCGACTGATTCCGGGAATGTGA